The genome window CCTCTACCCTAAAGTATGATAAGTGATCAGAATTTAGAAAACAAACAAGAAATTGATACAGCAAGTGAAATTCGTAAATCAAAGAATTGCTGGATGATGGGATTATTACTGTAGAATAATTTGAGAATAAAAAATATCTTTTAGACTTTTATAAAAACATCCCGTAAGATGGGGCACAGTTCACATACGATTCAGGTCTTTTTTATCATTTCTTTTTGTCTATTTTTGTCGAATCTATAGTATTATTTCCCTTTAAACTATAAAATGTATAGTGCTAAATAGATATAATTTCATAGTTATATAGGGGGAAACTACATGAAAGTTTGGGTTGCTGTTCTAAGTATACTTGGTGGAATTAGCGGTATTATCTCAGGAATACTTGTTACTGCTGGAGGTGCTTTTACTGAATCTGCTGATATGGCCAATGACGGAGCTTCTGTATTTTGGTTGAGTATTTTAGCTATATTTGTAGGATTTTTATCATGGGTACCAAAATCAATTGTTAGAAAAGTATGTGGTGCTTTATTAATCATCTATTCATTCTATGGATTCGTAATCAATGGATTATTCTTTACACTAGCATTCATCTTTTTACTAATTGCTGGATGCCTTGCATTATTCATGAAACCTAAATCAACAAAGACGGTTAATGCTTAATAAAAAAGACCCTTCTCAAACGAGTTGGGTCTTTTTTATTAATTTCCTCTTTGTCTATTTTTGTCGAATCTATAGTATTATTTTCTCTATAAATGTAAAATACTTGTTGCTAGATAGATAAATATAGGAAATTAGGGGGAAATCATCTTGGCAAAAAAAGAAAAAGTAAAAAAACCATTTTATAAAAAGTGGTGGGTTTGGTTATTAGCGGTTATCCTTATCGGATCCTTAGCAAATATGGGCGAAGATAATGATCAAACCGCTCCAACTACAGACGAAAAGACAAGTGAAGAAGTAGCTTCAACAAATGATAGTAGTGAAAAAGCTGGAAAAGAAGAAGCAGAGAAGAAAGCAGCAGAAAAAAAGGCTGCAACTGAGGAAGCCGAAAAGAAAAAGGCTGAAGAAGAGAAAAAAGCCAAAGAGGAAGAAGAAAAGAAAGCTAAAGAAGAAGCAGAAAAGGCAAAAGCTGAAGCTGAGAAGAAAGCTGAAGAAGAAGCAGCAGAGAAGAAAGCTGCGGCCGCTGGAGTTGAAGGTGCTAATGCTTTAAATGCTGCTAGAGGATATATCGACTACACTTCTTTCAGTCATAAAGGACTTGCTGATCAATTATCATTTGAAGGCTATTCACAAGACTCAATTAACTATGCTATGGAAATAATGGACACGGAAGTAGATTGGAACGAACAAGCAGAGCTGACAGCACAAAGCTATCTGGATTACACAAGTTTTTCACAGTCTGGACTTGTTGACCAACTAGTATTTGATGGATTTACTAATGAACAGGCACAGCACGGAGCAGACTTTGCATTTCAATAATAATAGTAATCCCCACTTACAAAGAGCGGGGATTTTTTTTGTGCATCGTTTATAAAGTTCCAATGACTAAGTCAAATGTTTTTTCAAAAAGGCTTATGCATGCAATAATTCCCCTGCTCTTTTTTGAAGGAAGCAGCTAAAATGGAATCAACTTTAAAGATACGTGGCTGTTTCCTCGCTAAGCAATATGCCTTTATATATGTTTCGGTTACTCTATTTACTAAAATTGATCTTTGAGACACAGAATTATCTTTCTTAATATAGATACTCTCAATTGGTTTACCTTCCACAAATGCTCTTTTTAGTTGCTTTATCATCTTAAGCTACCTCCTTTTCCAATTATTATATAAGAACTTTAGTTCGAAAATAACATTAAAATCGAACGATTGTTCTTATATAATAATCCTATCAAAAAGGAGTTAGGGATATTTAAAAGACCGTGATACTAAGAAGTGGGTTGCAATTATGTTACCAGAGCATGTTGCAGGTGTAAAAGAAGTTATTGTGAGAAATAATAAGATTGAGAAGCCTGGAACTAGACGAAGATAAGTGGAGTGATATAGACGTATTGATCCATGAAGCAATGGAATATAATCAGCTTCTTAAATACAGTCTATATAATAATGGATACATAAACACTTTGATTGGCCGTACTGTTTATATTGACTATCTTAATAATCAGTTACGTATACAAGATGAAAAAGATTATATACATTACGTATCATTTAGAAAATTAGTTGATGTAGAAAAAGCATAAACGGAGCAGAAATAATGAGTAGATTATCTGAAGACGATAGAAACATATTTGAAAATGCTATATACTTACCGATGCTTCTTACAGTACTTGATCGTGATTTAAAAGTTGCTAATGCAGCTCCCTTTAAGCTTAGGCAAGTCTATATAAACTTAATCGAACACACGATGAAACAGGTACAAAAAGATATGCGTGAAAACAATAATAAGATGTATAAACGTAGATGGAAGTTAGTAAAAGGTGAGAATGATGGTTATTTTACCGAGTATAATTTCTATTTCAATGGTTTTCACGAAGTGCATAGATATTTTAATGACAACTTACGGAATAACACAGTAAAGCTACTTAATTATTATTTTTTGCATCGTCATTTAGATTGATCTTTTACAGGAAATTGTTCTAAGAAGGGCCTCGTTATAAAGGGACACGTATAGGGGAAATTAACCGCCGGTTCTACCGGCGGTTGCTTACTTTCTCTATCTTTTAATCTTCTTTTTGTTTCTAATGCTAGTGAAAATTAGTGAACCAACACTGAATATAACCCCTAACAACAAATTATAGAGGAATTCTAAATTATTTGTATTAGAGACACCAAATAAAATAGAAATCAATATTCCAAATAAAAATCCAGCGAACATCACATACAATTTACTATGATTTTTAAAAATTATAATTTGTTCTAAAATCATGCTAAGT of Niallia circulans contains these proteins:
- a CDS encoding YolD-like family protein; this encodes MRSLELDEDKWSDIDVLIHEAMEYNQLLKYSLYNNGYINTLIGRTVYIDYLNNQLRIQDEKDYIHYVSFRKLVDVEKA
- a CDS encoding WYL domain-containing protein, with protein sequence MIKQLKRAFVEGKPIESIYIKKDNSVSQRSILVNRVTETYIKAYCLARKQPRIFKVDSILAASFKKEQGNYCMHKPF
- a CDS encoding Ltp family lipoprotein; protein product: MAKKEKVKKPFYKKWWVWLLAVILIGSLANMGEDNDQTAPTTDEKTSEEVASTNDSSEKAGKEEAEKKAAEKKAATEEAEKKKAEEEKKAKEEEEKKAKEEAEKAKAEAEKKAEEEAAEKKAAAAGVEGANALNAARGYIDYTSFSHKGLADQLSFEGYSQDSINYAMEIMDTEVDWNEQAELTAQSYLDYTSFSQSGLVDQLVFDGFTNEQAQHGADFAFQ